A window from Malassezia japonica chromosome 1, complete sequence encodes these proteins:
- a CDS encoding uncharacterized protein (COG:D; EggNog:ENOG503NWUS) has translation MSGAGQSRRLGVRNQKLRAPRRHGLTVSTDEVWARLSMAITQIQKHNISKLSYEEHYRYAYNLILNQQGDMLYAGVRKQVEEHLMRECSEQLVPLFPLDAASAQSAQDVLEQKGKGRDAEIAPVLGLLPDSPGTASILAGIPAGERFLSTLTAVWDDHCSCMGKLRDVLKYVDRVYVANRNEQPIWDLGLDLFRDTVVRSKRVPVSANLVVTLLRQVFCERQGASVERRTLKSTADMLLALSHPTPQTPRPTVYEHDFEPVFLATTAEYYRAESLRLLATGQATYYLEQVERRLAEEEARVAACLSSATLPVLRTTLERHLLTDHLDAVIAMPDGGLVALLEADRRGDLDRMYRLVRVVPTGLVALNKALREYATTRGLAINESARAAKTGEGTPVPTAELAIAWVNEVLAFKTQFDQVLYTSFQGDKSCEAAINEAFDSFINMNVRAPEFISLFIDEHLKKGAKGMSDEEIEGVLVKTITIFRFVHEKDMFERYYKLHLTRRLLHGRSVSDDAERGMIAKFKVECGHGYVQKLQGMLNDMRLSQEVLAAFHKDLDKKQLVLPFQMNVNVLTAIYWPISAPQEQCILPAQLTEGCKAFENYYGVKYQGRVLTWQPSLGSADVRVRFRARAHELVLSTYATIVLLLFEHVPDDASLTYDEIKSSTNMPDGDLQRTLQSLACAKYKVLRKEPRGRDVLPTDRFSFNADFTCPLARIKIAQVAAKVETPTERKETTAKVEEERKNQVDACIVRVMKNRKTLAHNELVNEVVRQLLPRFQPTPTLIKKRIEALLERARR, from the exons ATGAGCGGTGCGGGGCagtcgcgccgcctcggcgtgcgcaaccagaagctgcgtgcgccgcgccggcatGGTCTCACCGTGTCCACTGACGAGGTGTGGGCACGGTTATCGATGGCCATCACACAAATCCAGAAACACAATATTTCGAAGCTGAGCTACGAGGAGCACTACCGCTACGCGTACAACCTGATTTTG AATCAACAAGGCGATATGCTGTATGCCGGTGTGCGGAAGCAGGTCGAAGAGCACCTAATGCGCGAGTGcagcgagcagctcgtgccACTCTTtccgctcgacgcggcgtctGCGCAGAGCGCCCAagacgtgctcgagcaaAAGGGCAAAGGGCGCGATGCCGAGATTGCGCCGGTGCTTGGCCTGCTCCCTGATAGCCCTGGGACTGCATCGATCCTTGCGGGGATTCCTGCGGGCGAGCGCTTCCTCAGCACGCTAACCGCCGTGTGGGACGACCACTGCTCGTGCATgggcaagctgcgcgacgtgctcaaATACGTG GACCGCGTGTATGTTGCGAACCGCAACGAGCAGCCGATCTGGGACCTGGGCCTCGACCTGTTCCGCGACACGGTCGTCCGCTCGAAGCGCGTCCCGGTGTCGGCGAATTTGGTCGTgacgctcctgcgccaggTCTTTTGTGAGCGCCAGGGTGCCtcggtcgagcggcgcacgctcaagAGCACGGCGGATATGCTGCTTGCCCTATCGCATCCTACGCCACAGacgccgcgtccgacgGTGTACGAGCACGACTTTGAGCCGGTCTTTCTCGCGACCACTGCCGAATACTaccgcgccgagtcgctgcgGCTGCTGGCCACCGGCCAGGCGACGTActacctcgagcaggtcgagcgtcgcctcgccgaggaagaggcgcgtgtcgcggcgTGCCTGAGCAGTGCGACGCTGCCtgtgctgcgcacgacgctcgagcggcatCTGCTTACCGACCACCTGGACGCGGTGATTGCGATGCccgacggcggcctcgtggcgctgctcgaggctgaccggcgcggcgatTTGGACCGCATGTACCGTCTGGTCCGTGTGGTGCCGACCGGCCTTGTGGCGCTGAacaaggcgctgcgtgagtaCGCAACGACGCGCGGCCTTGCGATCAACGagtcggcgcgtgcggccaaGACGGGCGAAGGCACGCCGGTGCCCacggccgagctcgcgatTGCGTGGGTGAACGAGGTGCTTGCATTCAAGACACAGTTTGACCAAGTGCTCTATACCAGCTTCCAAGGCGACAAGTCGTGCGAGGCAGCGATCAACGAGGCGTTTGACTCGTTCATCAACATGAAtgtgcgtgcgcccgagTTCATCTCGCTCTTTATCGACGAGCATCTGAAGAAGGGCGCGAAAGGCATgtcggacgaggagatcGAAGGCGTGCTAGTCAAGACGATTACGATTTTCCGCTTTGTGCACGAAAAAGACATGTTCGAGCGGTACTACAAGCTGCACCTCACGCGGCGTCTGCTGCATGGCCGCTCGGTctcggacgacgccgagcgcggcatgATTGCCAAGTTCAAGGTCGAGTGCGGCCATGGCTACGTGCAAAAGTTGCAAGGCATGCTCAACGACATGCGCCTCTCGCAAGAGGTCCTCGCCGCCTTCCACAAGGACCTGGATAAGAAGCAGCTGGTTCTTCCTTTCCAGATGAACGTCAATGTCCTCACTGCGATCTATTGGCCGATCAGCGCGCCCCAGGAGCAGTGCATTCTCCCCGCGCAGCTCACCGAGGGGTGCAAAGCGTTCGAGAACTATTATGGCGTCAAGTACCAAGGCCGTGTCTTGACATGGCAGCCCAGCCTCGGCTCGGCAGACGTCCGGGTGCGTTTCCGTGCGcgggcgcacgagctggtgcTGTCGACCTACGCGACGATTGTCCTGCTCCTCTTTGAGCATGTGCCggacgacgcgtcgctTACCTATGACGAGATCAAGTCGAGTACCAACATGCCCGACGGcgacctgcagcgcacgctgcagaGTCTCGCGTGCGCCAAGTAcaaggtgctgcgcaaagagccgcgcggccgcgacgtgctcccGACCGATCGCTTCTCTTTCAACGCCGACTTTACGTgtccgctcgcgcgcatcaAGATCGCCCAGGTTGCCGCCAAGGTCGAGACACCTACGGAGCGCAAAGAGACCAcggccaaggtcgaggaggagcgcaagaaCCAGGTGGACGCGTGCATCGTGCGTGTGATGAAGAACcgcaagacgctcgcgcacaaCGAGCTGGTGAACGAGGTGGTGCGCCAACTCCTCCCCCGCTTCCAGCCCACGCCTACACTAATTAAAAAACGGATTGAAGCGCTACTGGAGCGAG CGCGCCGATGA
- a CDS encoding uncharacterized protein (EggNog:ENOG503P50F; COG:T): MDAAGRQYMGIAAYTAVALSEFVARHDAVPRLLQRQLPREACEERNLGALLDCALSILWHSQSVPRNTFVEQLCRRAVPDLRELSQHALSERDFTSLSTLQHGATGTVEVVRCKFDRHLYVLKSILKGVARRESYRFSPVFESQLLGFASDEPYTPKLHAAFQGPGSVHIVMEYFPAGDLDSLLRAAAEAGSGYPGKSTQGGLLQEDWVVRYAADMVAAIGWLHRLQFVHRDIKPSNFLLHSSGRLKLCDFATCAPFAQFGEERRVLAFYTQRPAGTCDYIAPEILKCEEQRILSECPSPPSTSLPGFLETPAPDALIPGAYGPGVDWWSLGVVLYEMVFGKPPFWAPMPADVYAKIASHEQHFAMDSNVPCSAALRALIAALVCSSPQRLGQHATEQVQHHAVFSHVPWDALDTYAVPFVPSHAAAHQADASGLMPSVLHSPLLTPPLNGGESVSMDTPPSFSQMYQGPLELFPTFPDSLDAIHTPAAASHPPHLLEASPADSWPSSAESTPNHTSQDRDAGWNEIDTHFQGFSLVPNSNAFAADGESEPAQEVQSASPSTQPLASTPMTKPSGRPPVSPPGWQASPPDAQPSLQRRAVQTALRIRNGPNEIHTPFRLPSLGPPVEPVSPYPFPLASGARAPVIATPGFSLSPEIAMKTPAGAYETMGSDSRHSGGSTWKRNLSERQAWTEMMDAVQRSARKLDAGHFRPETSLRSLAEEEEESLPPLPSQSSISSRRPSLRVHSPTLLEQESPEKRPAPALRTAASCFDLRRRMLPLETSVNANQLETSPQERPMLRTRRSTRQLLLDAQVTSTPTRSASRIFSLPSPQKAMLDSRTTSSPPRRRTLKGSASVRDFREVIRQEKTLPTLPDASPPPAQRMRAQRDEQNVWPPMDSHRTLSEYRRGLAHGRSPAPRAEPGAEDAFGRAASLQRPTLRSWDRAARRMQSSLGLSSVYRQGNTDASKENVLQRMTTEHRDIQRSVTSLERELKDLKHRVDHVEL, encoded by the exons ATGGATGCCGCGGGGCGGCAGTACATGGGAATCGCGGCGTACACGGCTGT TGCACTATCGGAGTTTGTGGCACGCCATGACGCCGTGCCCCGCCTCCTCCAGCGGCAGCTGCCGCGCGAGGCATGCGAGGAGCGGAACCTgggtgcgctgctcgatTGTGCGCTTTCGATCCTGTGGCACAGTcagagcgtgccgcgcaatACGTTTGTAGAGCAGCTGTGCAGGCGCGCAGTGCCCGACTTGCGCGAGCTCAGCCAGCacgcgctgagcgagcgcgacttTACCTCGTTGTCCACGCTGCAGCATGGCGCGACGGGCACCGTGGAAGTGGTGCGCTGCAAGTTTGACCGTCATCTGTACGTCCTCAAGAGCATCTTGAAGGGTGTCGCACGCCGCGAGTCCTATCGCTTCTCTCCGGTGTTTGAAAGTCAGCTGCTGGGCTTTGCATCGGACGAGCCATACACACCCAAGCTCCACGCCGCCTTCCAGGGACCGGGGTCGGTGCACATTGTCATGGAATATTTTCCGGCGGGCGACCTCGactcgctcctgcgcgccgccgccgaggcggggTCGGGCTACCCGGGCAAGAGCACCCAGGGCGGCCTGCTCCAGGAGGACTGGGTCGTGCGGTACGCCGCCGATATGGTCGCCGCGATCGGATGGCTGCACCGGCTCCAGTTTGTGCATCG CGACATCAAGCCAAGCAACTTTCTCTTGCACAGCTCGGGGCGCCTCAAGCTGTGCGACTTTgcgacctgcgcgcccTTTGCGCAGTTTGGCGAGGAACGGCGCGTGCTGGCATTCTATACACAGCGCCCAGCGGGCACCTGTGACTATATCGCGCCGGAAATTCTCAAAtgcgaggagcagcgcatcctctCCGAGTgcccgtcgccgccgagcacctcgctgCCGGGCTTCCTcgagacgccggcgcccgacgcgctcatCCCGGGCGCGTACGGGCCGGGGGTCGATTGGTGGAGCCTAGGCGTGGTGCTCTACGAGATGGTGTTTGGCAAGCCGCCGTTCTGGGCACCGATGCCGGCTGACGTCTACGCCAAGATTGCGAGCCACGAGCAGCACTTTGCCATGGACTCGAACGTGCCGTGCTccgctgcgctgcgtgctcTGATTGCCGCGCTGgtgtgcagctcgccgcagcggcTTGGCCAGCACGCCAccgagcaggtgcagcaCCATGCCGTCTTTTCGCACGTCCCGTGGGACGCACTCGATACGTACGCTGTGCCCTTTGTCCCGTCGcatgctgcggcgcaccaggCAGACGCAAGCGGCCTCATGCCGTCTGTGCTGCACAGCCCGCTGCTCACGCCCCCGCTGAACGGGGGCGAGTCGGTGTCGATGGACACCCCCCCGAGCTTCTCGCAAATGTACCAGGGGCCGCTGGAACTCTTTCCTACGTTTCCCGACTCGTTGGACGCGATCCATACGCCGGCAGCCGCATCGCACCCGCCGCACTtgctcgaggcgtcgcCAGCCGACTCgtggccgtcgagcgccgagtCTACGCCGAATCACACGTCTCaggaccgcgacgcgggctGGAATGAGATTGATACCCACTTCCAAGGCTTCAGCTTGGTGCCGAATTCCAACGCCTTTGCGGCCGATGGCGAGAGCGAGCCGGCCCAGGAGGTGcagagcgcctcgccgagcacccaGCCGCTCGCCTCGACACCGATGACCAAGCCAAGCGGCCGCCCGCCCGTGTCGCCGCCCGGTTGGCaggcctcgccgccggacgcgcAGCCCTctctgcagcgccgcgcggtacagaccgcgctgcgcatccgCAACGGGCCCAACGAGATTCACACTCCCTTCCGCCTACCGTCGCTTGGCCCGCCTGTCGAGCCAGTGTCGCCCTATCCTTTCCCGCTGGCGAgcggtgcacgcgcgccggtcATCGCGACGCCCGGCTTCTCGCTCTCGCCCGAGATTGCGATGAAAACGCCGGCCGGTGCGTACGAGACGATGGGCTCCGATTCGCGTCACTCGGGTGGTAGTACATGGAAGCGTAACCTGTCGGAGCGCCAGGCGTGGACCGAGATGATGGACGCTGtccagcgcagcgcacgcaagCTCGATGCGGGCCACTTCCGGCCCGAGACCAGCCTGCGgagcctcgccgaggaagaggaagagTCGCTTCCCCCGCTGCCGAGCCAAAGCAGTATttcgtcgcggcggccgtcgctcCGTGTGCACTCCCcgacgctgctcgagcaagAATCGCCCGAGAAACGCCCGGCGCCCGCGTTGCGCACCGCTGCCTCTTGCTTTGATCTGCGGCGGCGTATGCTCCCGCTCGAGACGTCGGTCAACGCGAACCAGCTCGAGACCAGTCCGCAAGAGCGGccgatgctgcgcacgcgccgcagcacgcggcagctgctcctcgaTGCACAAGTGACCTCGACACCGAcccgcagcgcatcgcgaaTCTTTTccttgccgtcgccgcaAAAGGCGATGCTGGATTCGCGCACCACGTCGAGCCCGccccgccggcgcacgctcaagGGAAGCGCCTCTGTGCGTGATTTCCGCGAGGTGATCCGGCAGGAAAAGACCCTCCCGACGCTGCCCGACGcttcgccgccgcccgcccAGCGCAtgcgggcgcagcgcgacgagcagaACGTGTGGCCGCCGATGGACTCGCACCGCACTCTGTCCGAGTACCGCCgtggcctcgcgcacggccgcagccctgcgccgcgcgccgagccgggcgccgaggacgcgtttgggcgcgcggcgagcctGCAGCGGCCCACGCTCCGGAGCTGggaccgcgccgcacgtcgcATGCAGAGCTCGCTCGGTCTGTCGAGTGTTTATCGCCAAGGGAACACGGACGCCTCGAAAGAGaacgtgctgcagcgcatgaCGACCGAGCACCGCGATATCCAGCGCTCGGTGACCAgcctggagcgcgagcttAAAGACCTCAAGCACCGTGTGGACCATGTAGAATTATAA
- the SFU1 gene encoding GATA type transcriptional activator of nitrogen-regulated proteins (EggNog:ENOG503P025; COG:K), with the protein MSQRYDIPSKSDYPQEGDALSPIVQSNGHEAVAIQRPSHDKRAPIWSHDVKKYQSSASSEDGSPPAHSEEPPLKKRHHSPSTTKEPTGKCSGATDHPPAGSCPGDGLCNGMGGTSSCNGCPTYNNVMTQSASSDDAAMADAVATDAVATETSAGTPTSPPPAAAAPGKSAGTASPEKQDANARPAIEALRCANCQTTTTPLWRRDEDGNNICNACGLYHKLHGTHRPIGMRKTVIKRRKRLMGGTSNGNGNQSATPAPNARAAPATSSSAPPAVRAKAQCADDANVYARAERDREAAMVLMEVGTTRWGKPPRPEPPSVRPMSASPAFTARMDTPNTPPFSMSSEMDDSAHGKHGDAWSYGSAAGPSMHAERRTPPDADYASAMAHDARVSGHTSMGMHSRMHPVSSSYAPGAIPYGNPVRLSELERLRDDLYMARSRIDELLERAELALGDVRRARYAPPRMRATPPPEMGMSNSKGESEAHHAARVRADVPYDRRETRPTYSPAMMAEQKHPSDVPDLRATSGAHSPVWRAREPRMQ; encoded by the coding sequence ATGTCGCAGCGATATGACATTCCCTCTAAATCGGATTACCCCCAGgaaggcgatgcgctctcGCCGATTGTCCAGTCCAATGGCCACGAGGCTGTGGCCATCCAGCGCCCGTCGCACGATAAGAGGGCGCCGATCTGGTCGCACGATGTAAAGAAATACCAGAGCTCGGCTTCGAGCGAAGACGGCTCGCCCCCTGCGCACTCGGAGGAGCCGCCTCTGAAGAAGCGCCATCACTCTCCTAGCACCACGAAAGAACCCACGGGCAAGTGCAGTGGCGCCACTGACCATCCCCCCGCCGGCTCGTGCCCTGGTGACGGCCTGTGCAATGGAATGGGTggcacgtcgagctgcaATGGCTGCCCGACCTACAACAACGTCATGACGCAGTCCGCATCATCCGATGATGCCGCTATGGCCGATGCCGTGGCGACCGATGCCGTGGCGACCGAGACGTCGGCCGGCACCCCCACTTCTccaccgccggcggcggccgctccGGGGAAGAGCGCCGGCACGGCCTCGCCCGAGAAGCAAGATGCAAACGCACGCCCCGCCATCGAAgcgttgcgctgcgcaaacTGCCAAACCACCACTACACCACTCTGGCGCCGCGATGAAGACGGGAATAACATTTGCAATGCATGTGGCCTGTACCACAAATTGCACGGTACGCACCGCCCAATCGGTATGCGCAAGACAGTTATCAAacggcgcaagcgcctgaTGGGTGGAACATCGAACGGGAACGGGAACCAGTCTGCCACGCCCGCCCCGAatgcgcgcgctgcgccagccacctcgtcgagtgcgccgcctgcggtGCGTGCCAAAGCCCAGTGCGCGGACGATGCCAACGTTtacgcgcgcgccgagcgtgatCGCGAAGCGGCCATGGTCCTTATGGAAgtcggcacgacgcgctggggCAAGCCGCCCCGCCCCGAGCcgccgtcggtgcgccCGATGTCGGCTTCGCCCGCGTTTACTGCGCGTATGGACACTCCGAATACCCCACCCTTTTCTATGAGCAGCGAGATGGACGACAGCGCGCATGGAAAGCACGGCGATGCGTGGTCCTATGGCAGTGCTGCTGGGCCCTCGATGCACGCTGAgcgtcgcacgccgcccgacgccgATTATGCAAGTGCCAtggcgcacgatgcgcgcgtGAGCGGCCATACTTCGATGGGCATGCACAGCCGCATGCACcccgtctcgagctcgtaTGCTCCTGGCGCGATACCCTACGGCAACCCCGTCCGCCTGTCGGAGCTGGAGCGACTGCGTGACGATTTGTACATGGCACGCAGCCGCAttgacgagctgctggaacgtgccgagctcgcgctgggcgatgtacgacgcgcgcgctaTGCCCCCCCACGCATGCGCGCCACTCCGCCGCCCGAGATGGGGATGAGCAATAGCAAAGGCGAGTCCGAGGCGCACCATGCTGCGCGCGTCCGTGCGGACGTGCCCTATGACCGGCGGGAAACCCGGCCCACTTATTCTCCTGCGATGATGGCGGAGCAAAAGCATCCCTCGGATGTGCCCGACCTGCGGGCCACCTCCGGCGCCCACTCGCCCgtgtggcgcgcgcgcgagccgcggaTGCAATGA
- a CDS encoding uncharacterized protein (EggNog:ENOG503PMBM): MGSCFSSLGGNDKKLSRTDTNRGGNELQRTTSSYQGSVADGMRYSDNASATADRDRLTASQVHKSKTLEERIKQAERENRNRV; this comes from the exons ATG GGATCTTGCTTCTCTTCTCTCGGTGGTAACGACAAGAAGCTCAGCCGCACCGACACCAACCGCGGTGGcaacgagctgcagcgcaccacTTCCTCGTACCAGGGTTCGGTCGCTGACGGCATGCGCTACTCGGACAACGCTAGCGCGACCGCTGACCGTGACCGCCTGACTGCCTCGCAGGTGCACAAGTCtaagacgctcgaggagcgtaTCAAGCAGGCTGAGCGTGAGAACCGCAACCGCGTCTAA
- the FES1 gene encoding hsp70 nucleotide exchange factor fes1 (BUSCO:EOG0926448Q; COG:O; EggNog:ENOG503P2S3): MAGNRNADELLKWGLQHAPTTADGQSSVTQVTDDIAAGRRPDLQDPNLYNAIMGKSEAQMMQEELTVAMDTSRSEEDRSTALDNFEMLIEQVDNANNMESMQMWPPMLSLLGAPQPEIQLQAAWIVGTAMQNNDKAQAVALGHGVLNPLLTLVKSPTPSVRNKAMYAISSLLGHFPAAVAQFAEKDGWTLLNEALQDSSIVLRRKVAFMLNQLLVQDPSDPAQPAMDEDTESTATAVAPRDSKLPPMPLEQGPATKRVKVKHPDVAQALLESGILSTLLDSLLPNGTGPAASCNNEPTRNDLDYAEKAVQVIFTLVDKSRRALPLPHDKLLALAQDLEGPAQDAQGGATTRADELSVDQTALQSFKTTLA; this comes from the coding sequence ATGGCTGGAAACAGAAACGCAGATGAATTGCTGAAGTGGGGCTTGCAACAtgcgccgacgacggccgACGGACAGTCGTCTGTGACGCAAGTCACTGACGATATCGCAGCCGGACGCCGCCCCGATCTCCAGGACCCGAATCTGTATAATGCGATTATGGGCAAGAGTGAGGCGCAGATGATGCAAGAAGAGCTCACGGTGGCTATGGACACGAGCCGCTCAGAAGAAGATCGCTCCACTGCCCTCGACAACTTTGAAATGCTGATCGAGCAGGTGGATAATGCCAATAATATGGAGTCCATGCAAATGTGGCCACCGATGCTCAGCTTGCTCGGCGCCCCGCAGCCCGAGATCCAGCTCCAGGCTGCGTGGATCGTGGGCACTGCCATGCAGAACAACGacaaggcgcaggccgtTGCCCTCGGCCACGGCGTGCTTAACCCCCTTTTGACACTGGTCaagtcgccgacgccgtcggtgcgcaACAAGGCGATGTATGCCATTTCCTCGCTGCTCGGCCACTTCCCTGCAGCTGTGGCACAGTTTGCCGAGAAGGATGGCTGGACGCTGCTCAACGAGGCGCTACAAGACTCGAGCATCGTGCTCCGCCGCAAGGTGGCCTTTATGCTGAACCAGCTCCTGGTTCAGGACCCGAGCGACCCAGCGCAACCTGCAATGGACGAGGACACAGAgtcgacggcgacggcggTTGCTCCACGCGACTCCAAGCTGCCGCCGATGCCTCTCGAACAGGGTCCCGCGACGAAACGTGTCAAGGTTAAGCACCCTGATGTGGCACAGGCCCTTCTCGAGAGTGGCATCCTGTCCACTCtgctcgactcgctccTGCCCAACGGCACGGGCCCTGCAGCCTCGTGCAACAACGAGCCGACGCGCAATGACCTGGACTATGCGGAAAAAGCAGTGCAGGTCATCTTTACACTCGTGGACAAGAGCCGCCGCGCTTTGCCACTCCCTCACGAcaagctccttgcgctcgctcaGGACCTCGAAGGACCTGCACAGGACGCGCAAGGTGGCGCTACGACGCGCGCTGATGAACTCAGTGTGGACCAGACGGCTCTGCAGTCGTTCAAGACCACGCTCGCATAA
- the cut9 gene encoding anaphase-promoting complex subunit Cut9 (BUSCO:EOG09260S5R; EggNog:ENOG503NU9B; COG:D; COG:O): MKHLGMMNMDGSMSVVRQDDEASNSGLLELGPMLPMVRHSSDRPLAPRNLSETRAPSEDSNNSVIIHDETPPLQWESSPEKNASESRVSTTETAYNDAYWLAQAYFLTHQYARAEQLLTTPLRCGAVNTEPDNAQGEASSPPAPQTDALHEALEATRAQSILPESIRKSGDGQDSYAETNEDALQVDNMLGIQGAPMARSQGRRVSRRRKREPSSSPECSQDPFHVETRPPPAFMALDEEIQRVVLADERNSERGPCLVNWSTPCRYLAAQCQVRLGKFHEALELTGEDHTRWTGGGKHSVKMPALDGGLKLSSSVCHLRGQIYLRLDEVAKAKESFMLALSLDVKNYDSFTALIDGNLLGADEQWDFMQALEFVAQAGDEAGAADDFEWVRLMYTARLSKQTAAMAQRAAHARQLLLQEHPALRASPDVLLSLAEELYASLRYEDAYLVTSHIFKLDPAYTLSLPIHIACMYYLPRLRPALFLLAHRLTETDPESCEAWYAVGVWYASAARWTEARRYFSKSSLLDPRFAPSWIAFGHSFSMEGESDQAITAYSTAARKFQFSGLPRLFIGMEHLLQGNKNLAMIFLNSSAEELGNDPLCANERGVAAFQSGNIPEALAHFRVAITAAEATQQPASAWVHVHLNLGLTYNRMHRDEEARSCLLRVIECDPSCAAAYIALGMCAQRQGNLAGAIDWYHEGLGIDPRDPIGTELLNMALDARVAEGLPSGLLKKDAEPGEPWDAPSDTEAQVYSYDDTQGSAIMEESR; this comes from the exons ATGAAGCATCTTGGAATGATGAATATGGATGGAAGCATGAGTGTTGTGCGCCAAGACGACGAAGCAAGCAACAGTGGCCTGCTCGAACTAGGCCCCATGCTTCCCATGGTGCGGCACAGCTCGGAC CGCCCGCTTGCGCCCCGCAATCTCTCTGAGACGCGGGCACCATCCGAAGACTCTAACAACAGCGTCATCATTCACGACGAGACGCCCCCACTACAATGGGAGTCGTCGCCCGAAAAGAACGCGTCCGAGAGTCGCGTTAGCA CGACGGAGACAGCCTACAATGACGCCTACTGGCTTGCGCAAGCCTACTTCCTCACGCACCAAtatgcgcgcgccgagcagctccttACGACACCGCTGCGATGCGGTGCAGTGAACACGGAGCCCGACAACGCACAGGGCGAGGCCTCTTCGccccctgcgccgcagacgGATGCCttgcacgaggcgctggaggcgacgcgcgcccaGAGCATCCTCCCCGAGTCGATCCGGAAGAGCGGTGATGGACAGGATTCCTACGCAGAGACGAACGAAGACGCTCTGCAAGTGGACAATATGCTTGGCATCCAGGGCGCCCCAATGGCGCGCTCCCAAGGCCGGCGTGTTTCCCGGCGCAGGAAGCGCGAGCCATCCTCCTCGCCCGAATGCTCGCAGGACCCGTTCCACGTCGAGACACGCCCCCCTCCTGCCTTTATGGCCCTTGACGAAGAAATCCAGCGCGTGGTTCTCGCGGACGAACGCAACAGCGAGCGCGGGCCCTGCCTCGTGAACTGGAGCACACCCTGCCGATACCTCGCTGCCCAGTGCCAAGTGCGCCTTGGGAAGTTTCACGAGGCATTGGAGCTCACTGGTGAAGATCATACGCGCTGGACGGGTGGTGGAAAGCACTCGGTCAAGATGCCTGCCCTAGACGGCGGCCTAAAGCTCAGCTCGTCGGTATGCCACCTGCGAGGACAGATCTACCTGCGCCTGGACGAAGTCGCCAAGGCAAAAGAGTCGTTTATGCTCGCCCTGTCTCTCGATGTAAAAAACTACGACAGCTTTACAGCGCTGATCGACGGAAATCTACTTGGAGCCGACGAGCAGTGGGACTTTatgcaggcgctcgagttTGTCGCTCAAGctggcgacgaggccggcgcagcggacGACTTTGAGTGGGTGCGGCTGATGTATACGGCGCGCCTTTCGAAGCAGACTGCTGCcatggcgcagcgtgctgcACACGCGCGCCAGCTCCTCCTGCAAGAGCATCCCGCACTGCGGGCGAGTCCCGATGTACTGCTTAGCCTTGCAGAGGAGCTCTATGCGAGTTTACGCTATGAAGATGCCTACCTTGTCACGAGCCACATCTTCAAGCTGGACCCCGCTTATACACTCTCGCTGCCGATCCACATCGCGTGCATGTACTATCTTCCTCGGCTGCGTCCCGCGCTTTTCCTGCTGGCACACCGCTTGACCGAGACCGACCCCGAAAGCTGCGAGGCTTGGTATGCGGTCGGTGTTTGGTACGCcagtgcggcgcgctggaccgaggcgcggcgctaCTTTAGCAAGTCATCCCTGCTAGACCCCCGCTTTGCCCCGTCGTGGATCGCATTTGGCCACAGTTTCTCGATGGAAGGCGAGTCCGACCAGGCCATCACGGCCTATTCTACTGCCGCGCGCAAGTTCCAGTTCAGTGggctgccgcgcctctTTATCGGCATGGAGCATCTGCTGCAAGGCAACAAGAATCTCGCCATGATCTTCTTGAacagcagcgccgaggagcttggAAACGACCCCCTGTGTGCCAACGAGCGCGGTGTGGCCGCCTTCCAGAGCGGAAATATCCCCGAGGCACTCGCGCACTTCCGCGTCGCAATCACTGCTGCGGAAGCGACGCAGCAGCCGGCCAGCGCCTGGGTCCACGTCCACCTCAATCTGGGCCTCACGTACAACCGTAtgcaccgcgacgaggaggcaCGCAGCTGTCTGCTGCGCGTGATCGAGTGCGacccgagctgcgccgcagcgtacatcgcgctcggcatgtGCGCCCAGCGCCAAGGCAACCTGGCCGGCGCCATCGACTGGTACCACGAAGGACTTGGTATTGATCCTCGCGACCCCATTGGCACGGAGCTGCTGAATATGGCATTggatgcgcgcgtcgcagaAGGTCTCCCGTCGGGTCTATTGAAAAAAGACGCCGAGCCTGGCGAGCCATGGGACGCGCCCTCGGACACCGAGGCGCAAGTGTACTCGTACGATGACACACAAGGATCGGCAATCATGGAGGAGTCAAGGTAA